One genomic window of Terriglobales bacterium includes the following:
- a CDS encoding deoxynucleoside kinase, producing MANFFEPPRYIALEGPIRVGKSTLARIIAERLNAQRVTEPEDNPFLGAFYDGEPGAAFQAQFEFLIKRFEQLKALDVSANANKRFVADYIFEKDKLFAYINLSDAEIEIYNRYYDLFRAQVPTPDLVIYLQASPEVLKKRLAKKNAPGEAAISEDYIEQVHKAYEHFFFHYSASDLLVVNTNDIDFVERSDDLQELLRRLNEPIKGTQYYLPLGGETAASAG from the coding sequence ATGGCAAACTTCTTCGAGCCGCCTCGTTACATCGCGCTGGAAGGTCCCATCCGAGTCGGCAAGAGCACCCTGGCCAGGATCATCGCGGAGCGCCTCAACGCGCAGCGCGTCACCGAACCGGAAGACAACCCCTTCCTCGGCGCGTTCTACGACGGCGAGCCGGGCGCGGCCTTCCAGGCGCAGTTCGAGTTCCTGATCAAGCGCTTCGAGCAGTTGAAGGCGCTGGACGTCTCCGCCAACGCCAACAAGCGCTTCGTTGCCGATTACATCTTCGAAAAAGACAAGCTGTTCGCTTACATCAACCTCTCGGACGCGGAGATCGAGATCTACAACCGCTACTATGACCTGTTCCGGGCGCAGGTGCCCACGCCGGACCTGGTGATCTACCTGCAGGCCTCGCCGGAGGTGCTGAAGAAGCGGCTGGCGAAGAAGAACGCGCCGGGCGAGGCGGCCATCAGCGAGGACTACATCGAGCAGGTGCACAAGGCGTACGAACACTTCTTCTTCCACTACTCCGCCAGCGACCTGCTGGTGGTGAACACCAACGACATCGACTTTGTGGAGCGCAGCGACGACCTCCAGGAGCTACTGCGCCGGCTGAACGAGCCCATCAAGGGCACGCAGTACTACCTGCCGCTGGGCGGGGAGACCGCGGCGAGTGCGGGGTAA
- a CDS encoding cytochrome c biogenesis protein CcdA produces MSSLPLPIAAFLAGVLSFLSPCVLPLVPGYVSLISGVSVEELQAGDKAERKKVLLHAMLFVLGFSVVFMAFGATATGIGQILGKYREWILYVAGVVIILFGLHLTGILKIPFLYRDTRLHGLKHEPSPMGSFLLGFAFAFGWSPCIGPILAAVLKFAAEQSTLLKGVALLGVYSLGLAIPFLITALAVDWFMHFYGKFRQHLHKVEVASGVLLIALGVLVFYGKFALLNVWLNKVPFFRALQERFL; encoded by the coding sequence ATGTCCAGCCTGCCACTGCCGATCGCGGCATTCCTCGCCGGGGTGCTGTCGTTCCTCTCGCCCTGCGTGCTGCCGCTGGTGCCGGGATACGTCTCGCTCATCTCGGGCGTGAGCGTCGAGGAGCTGCAGGCGGGCGACAAGGCAGAGAGGAAGAAGGTCCTGCTGCACGCCATGCTCTTCGTGCTCGGATTCAGCGTGGTGTTCATGGCGTTCGGGGCGACCGCGACGGGCATCGGGCAGATCCTCGGCAAGTATCGCGAGTGGATCCTCTACGTCGCCGGCGTGGTCATCATCCTGTTCGGGCTGCACCTGACCGGCATCCTCAAGATCCCGTTCCTCTACCGCGACACGCGGCTGCACGGGCTGAAGCACGAGCCCTCGCCCATGGGGTCGTTCCTGCTGGGATTCGCGTTCGCGTTCGGCTGGAGCCCGTGCATCGGCCCGATCCTGGCGGCGGTGCTCAAGTTCGCCGCCGAGCAGTCGACGCTGCTGAAGGGCGTGGCGCTGCTGGGCGTGTACTCGCTCGGGCTGGCCATCCCGTTCCTGATCACCGCGCTGGCGGTGGACTGGTTCATGCACTTTTACGGAAAGTTCCGGCAGCACCTGCACAAGGTCGAGGTCGCCAGCGGCGTGCTGCTGATCGCGCTGGGCGTGCTGGTGTTCTACGGTAAATTCGCGCTGCTGAACGTGTGGCTCAACAAGGTGCCGTTCTTCCGCGCGCTACAGGAGAGATTCCTCTGA
- a CDS encoding TlpA disulfide reductase family protein has protein sequence MLVLGRRMASKSAAGLAEGVQPIPSQVKGIAAPDFELETLSAADGTKLKLSDLKGKAVVLSFWATWCEPCKVEMPWLVEMKKQYGAQGLEVVGIAQDDAGKEAIMKFANSMGVNYPILQGKNAVMDVYGAQLMPTTVYIGRDGKMLDKVVGLVSKSEIEDHIKQALETKP, from the coding sequence ATGCTGGTGCTCGGGCGCCGCATGGCGAGCAAGTCGGCCGCCGGTCTCGCGGAGGGCGTGCAGCCCATCCCCAGCCAGGTGAAGGGGATCGCCGCGCCTGATTTCGAGCTCGAGACCCTGAGCGCCGCCGACGGAACGAAGCTGAAGCTCTCCGACTTGAAGGGCAAGGCCGTGGTTCTCAGCTTTTGGGCGACGTGGTGCGAGCCCTGCAAGGTCGAGATGCCGTGGCTGGTGGAGATGAAGAAGCAGTACGGCGCGCAGGGGCTCGAGGTCGTGGGCATCGCGCAGGACGACGCCGGCAAGGAAGCCATCATGAAGTTCGCCAACTCGATGGGCGTGAACTACCCCATCCTGCAAGGGAAGAACGCGGTGATGGACGTGTACGGCGCACAGCTCATGCCGACCACGGTGTACATCGGGCGCGACGGCAAGATGCTCGACAAGGTCGTGGGCCTGGTCAGCAAGAGCGAGATCGAGGACCACATCAAGCAGGCGCTCGAGACCAAGCCATGA
- a CDS encoding protein-disulfide reductase DsbD domain-containing protein has product MKRLGTILLFAALASAQLAPSEHYVKYAPPAKVSVAAGRPAVVEFDFRVNPGMHINSDKPKSEFLIPTKLRFMPPTDIAVGKLEYPPAEELELSFSKEKLSVYTGDFKIKAQLSASRSATTGPYTVHGELKYQACNDKACFPPKTLPIAFNIVVEKAKPGSGGVTQQKAPSSGQKNPPQSPHIKPR; this is encoded by the coding sequence ATGAAGAGACTGGGGACCATCCTGTTGTTCGCGGCGCTGGCGAGCGCGCAGCTCGCGCCCAGCGAGCACTACGTGAAGTACGCGCCGCCGGCGAAGGTGAGCGTGGCCGCGGGGCGCCCCGCGGTCGTCGAGTTCGACTTCCGCGTGAACCCGGGGATGCACATCAACTCCGACAAGCCGAAGTCGGAGTTCCTCATCCCCACGAAGCTCCGCTTCATGCCGCCGACCGACATCGCGGTCGGGAAGCTGGAGTATCCCCCGGCGGAGGAGCTGGAGCTCTCGTTCTCGAAGGAGAAGCTGAGCGTCTACACCGGCGACTTCAAGATCAAGGCGCAGTTGAGCGCGTCGCGCTCGGCGACCACCGGCCCCTACACCGTGCACGGCGAGCTGAAGTACCAGGCGTGCAACGACAAGGCCTGCTTCCCGCCCAAGACGTTGCCCATCGCGTTCAACATCGTGGTGGAGAAGGCGAAGCCGGGCTCGGGTGGAGTGACGCAGCAGAAGGCGCCGTCCAGCGGGCAGAAGAACCCGCCGCAAAGCCCGCACATCAAGCCGCGCTAG
- a CDS encoding M1 family metallopeptidase, with translation MKRPRLLALLLVFALPAFAKYIPDPIVKYKIDARLDPKARTVKGHEVIVWRNHTSDSIPDLQFHTYLNAFKNNYSTFMREGGASSRRVRFGKGDDAWGYIQIHSIKVDGQDLTAQLRYIQPDDGNPLDQTVAQVLLPKPIPANGSVTIEIEWTSKMPRLFARTGFHDNFFMVVQWFPKPGVYEAAGERHRVKGGWNCRQFHTSTEFFADYGSYDVNLTIPSDFELAATGTERSKKDNGDGTTTYNHYQEDVFDFAWTTQPKSQVMKIVRMFKASERVTPAELQEWARKTGAPLDQMPLQDVQVTLFIQREHSDQVERHFRAAFAGIKWFGLMYGKYPFDVLSVIDPPPFQGDGAGGMEYPTLITAGTDYWAAKHRLDPEGVIVHEFGHQFWFHLVGNNEFEEAWLDEGFNSYSTGKVLEMEYGANQSYEELFGVPVPAAIWTTLPVPRYPWFGMMRDTSSWDGFWAEPGDPYIGLGQYWEWVPRLQRDGRIESYFANAKTDAMERYAWLDMNRASYGTQAYSKPELTLRTLENLLGPQWPRIIRTYHQRWRFKHPDAQDFIATVDELSGGRNLKWFFDQTLYGTNTLNYSVSFTNDPAPKKEGLFDQGGQPKLAEDKSKESERPNESEVLVRRVGEMAFPAVIRVKFEDGSEVRELWPVTDPGLPAAGAPEGANQYRWKKFKYAKKVALAEVDPDHAWNLEVARTDNSFQAQPNKLAADKWYLRWVVWIQNVLMGFSYFS, from the coding sequence ATGAAGCGCCCCCGCCTTCTCGCACTGCTGCTCGTCTTCGCCCTGCCCGCCTTCGCCAAGTACATCCCCGACCCGATCGTGAAGTACAAGATCGACGCGCGGCTGGACCCCAAGGCCAGGACCGTCAAGGGGCACGAGGTCATCGTGTGGCGCAACCATACGAGCGATTCCATCCCCGACCTCCAGTTCCACACCTACCTCAACGCCTTCAAGAACAACTATTCGACCTTCATGCGCGAAGGCGGCGCCTCCAGCCGCCGCGTGCGCTTCGGCAAGGGCGACGACGCCTGGGGCTACATCCAGATCCATTCCATCAAGGTCGACGGCCAGGACCTGACCGCGCAGCTGCGCTACATCCAGCCCGATGACGGCAACCCGCTCGACCAGACCGTCGCGCAGGTCCTGCTGCCCAAGCCCATCCCCGCGAACGGCTCCGTGACCATCGAGATCGAGTGGACCTCGAAGATGCCGCGCCTGTTCGCGCGCACCGGCTTCCACGACAACTTCTTCATGGTGGTGCAGTGGTTCCCCAAGCCCGGCGTCTACGAGGCCGCCGGCGAGCGCCATCGCGTCAAGGGCGGCTGGAACTGCCGCCAGTTCCACACTTCCACCGAGTTCTTCGCCGACTACGGCAGCTACGACGTGAACCTCACCATCCCGTCGGATTTCGAGCTGGCCGCGACCGGCACGGAGCGCTCGAAGAAAGACAACGGCGACGGCACCACCACCTACAACCACTACCAGGAAGACGTCTTCGACTTCGCCTGGACCACCCAGCCGAAGTCCCAGGTGATGAAGATCGTCCGCATGTTCAAGGCGAGCGAGCGGGTCACGCCGGCCGAGCTCCAGGAATGGGCGCGGAAGACCGGCGCCCCGCTCGACCAGATGCCGCTCCAGGACGTGCAGGTCACACTGTTCATCCAGCGTGAGCACTCCGACCAGGTCGAGCGGCACTTCCGCGCCGCCTTCGCCGGCATCAAGTGGTTCGGCCTGATGTACGGCAAGTACCCGTTCGACGTGCTCTCGGTCATCGACCCGCCGCCTTTCCAGGGCGATGGCGCCGGCGGCATGGAGTATCCGACGCTCATCACCGCGGGCACCGACTACTGGGCGGCGAAGCACCGGCTCGACCCCGAGGGCGTGATCGTCCACGAGTTCGGCCACCAGTTCTGGTTCCACCTCGTCGGCAACAACGAGTTCGAGGAGGCGTGGCTCGACGAAGGCTTCAACTCCTACTCCACCGGCAAGGTGCTGGAGATGGAGTACGGCGCCAACCAGAGCTACGAAGAGCTGTTCGGCGTGCCGGTGCCGGCGGCCATCTGGACCACGCTGCCGGTCCCGCGCTATCCGTGGTTCGGCATGATGCGCGACACCAGCAGCTGGGACGGCTTCTGGGCCGAGCCCGGCGACCCCTACATCGGCCTTGGGCAGTACTGGGAGTGGGTGCCGCGCCTGCAGCGCGACGGCCGCATCGAGAGCTACTTCGCCAACGCCAAGACCGACGCCATGGAGCGCTACGCCTGGCTCGACATGAACCGCGCCAGCTACGGCACGCAGGCCTACTCCAAGCCGGAGCTCACGCTGCGCACGCTCGAGAACCTGCTCGGGCCGCAGTGGCCGCGCATCATCCGGACGTATCACCAGCGCTGGCGCTTCAAGCATCCCGACGCGCAGGACTTCATCGCGACCGTCGACGAGCTCTCCGGCGGGCGCAACCTCAAGTGGTTCTTCGACCAGACGCTCTACGGCACCAACACGCTGAACTACTCGGTGTCGTTCACGAATGACCCCGCGCCGAAGAAGGAGGGCCTCTTCGACCAGGGCGGCCAGCCCAAACTCGCGGAAGACAAGAGCAAGGAGAGCGAGCGCCCGAACGAGTCTGAAGTCCTCGTGCGGCGCGTGGGCGAGATGGCCTTCCCCGCCGTCATCCGCGTGAAGTTCGAGGACGGCAGCGAGGTCCGCGAGCTCTGGCCGGTGACCGATCCCGGACTTCCCGCCGCGGGCGCGCCCGAAGGCGCCAACCAGTACCGCTGGAAGAAGTTCAAGTACGCCAAGAAGGTAGCGCTGGCGGAGGTGGACCCGGACCACGCGTGGAACCTCGAGGTGGCGCGCACCGACAACAGCTTCCAGGCCCAGCCCAACAAGCTCGCCGCGGACAAGTGGTACCTGCGCTGGGTGGTGTGGATCCAGAACGTGCTGATGGGCTTTTCTTATTTCTCTTAA
- a CDS encoding PIN domain-containing protein, giving the protein MDLVLIRFVFIVVLATVCYFLQPFGLDQFPRLAAAGAGAFIGATVVLFEWRLRTVSLKRLIGAVIGSITGIFGAYLFSLVIGSAVDPGHTRSFLQLLVMLLMAYVGLIVGANKGDLLNLSALGGVFGGEKQGKRSYKILDTSVIIDGRIADIAETGFLDGVIVIPQFVLRELQLVADSADSLKRNRGRRGLDILQRIQKIAHLDIQIVEDDFPTVREVDMKLIELAKAYDGKVVTNDFNLNKVAQLHGVEVLNINELANALKPIVLPGEAMKVFILKEGKEYNQGVAYLDDGTMVVVDNARKMIGKNVDISVTSVLQTTAGKMIFGKFAESGLPPRPAPPAADSSGKHQAAAKPQPVIIERPASE; this is encoded by the coding sequence ATGGATCTGGTCCTCATTCGTTTCGTCTTCATCGTCGTCCTGGCCACGGTCTGCTACTTCCTGCAACCTTTCGGTCTGGACCAATTCCCTCGCCTGGCCGCTGCGGGCGCCGGCGCCTTCATCGGCGCTACGGTCGTGCTGTTCGAGTGGCGGCTGCGGACGGTCAGCCTGAAGCGGCTGATCGGCGCGGTCATCGGCTCGATCACCGGCATCTTCGGCGCCTACCTGTTCTCGCTGGTCATCGGCAGCGCGGTCGACCCCGGCCACACCCGCAGCTTCCTCCAGCTCCTGGTGATGCTGCTGATGGCCTACGTGGGGCTGATCGTGGGCGCGAACAAGGGCGACCTGCTGAACCTCTCGGCGCTGGGCGGGGTGTTCGGCGGCGAGAAGCAGGGGAAGCGGAGCTACAAGATATTGGATACCAGCGTGATCATCGACGGGCGCATCGCGGACATCGCGGAGACCGGCTTCCTCGACGGCGTGATCGTGATCCCGCAGTTCGTGCTGCGCGAGCTGCAACTCGTCGCCGACTCGGCTGACTCCCTCAAGCGCAACCGCGGGCGGCGCGGGCTCGACATCCTGCAGCGCATCCAGAAGATCGCCCACCTCGACATCCAGATCGTCGAGGACGACTTTCCGACCGTGCGCGAAGTGGACATGAAGCTGATCGAGCTGGCGAAGGCCTACGACGGCAAGGTCGTGACCAACGACTTCAACCTGAACAAGGTGGCGCAGCTGCACGGCGTCGAGGTGCTGAACATCAACGAGCTGGCCAACGCGCTCAAGCCCATCGTGTTGCCGGGCGAGGCGATGAAGGTGTTCATCCTCAAGGAAGGCAAGGAGTACAACCAGGGCGTGGCCTACCTGGACGACGGCACCATGGTGGTGGTCGACAACGCGCGCAAGATGATCGGCAAGAACGTGGACATCTCGGTGACGTCGGTGCTGCAGACCACCGCCGGCAAGATGATCTTCGGGAAGTTCGCGGAGAGCGGGCTGCCGCCCCGGCCGGCGCCTCCGGCGGCGGACTCCTCGGGCAAGCACCAGGCCGCGGCGAAGCCGCAGCCGGTCATCATCGAGCGGCCCGCGAGCGAGTGA
- a CDS encoding protein kinase translates to MNLQTLGRYRILEQIGAGGMGVVYRAHDDRLDRDVALKVLPPGMLADESSRRRFRNEALTLSRLSHPNIATVFDFDSDAGVDFLVTELIPGITLDAQLEAGPLREKQLLELGGQLMEGLAAAHAEGVIHRDLKPGNLRVTPDGRLKILDFGLARLLQPSPASATESMTSAGGIAGTLPYMAPEQLRGEPADERSDLWAAGAVLYELATGKRAFPQVSTPMLTDAILRQPPVPPRALNGNLPPEMEHIIGKALEKDPDHRYQSAREMAVDLRRLSAGRSSFAALQAPARPRRGRALLWAASALLLALAALGTYAWTRKGSPPPGTAARIESLAVLPLANLSGDPQQEYFADGMTEEMTSRLAQISALRVISRTSVMQYKGTRKPLPEIARELNVDAVVEGSVLRSGDRVRITAQLIDARNDRHLWSQSYERDLKDVLALQNDVARAVAGKVRVVLTPEEDSRLNAAAGVKPEAYELYLRARSTYRMPPNPEWRVGTQLAERAVALDPQFAQGQAFLASCYAGNGFIGVNEREMDAKAEAAVERAIALDPDLPDAYIAESIRLWTRLHGFPHEAAARAVHHGLKLNPNSSQGHSILGQLYNHVGLFDEAERELEKALSLDPNNAGAYYRIPRNLLYQQRFEAAVKAFRNPPPATATRTDMRLQENYQLGIALLALGRKDEALALVRKHIDQDPQGDYASVYAVVAAADHDRKTALEQIRIAIQRGGESSHFHHAAYHIAMAYALLGEKKLAVDWIRKTADLGMPAYPLFRNDPNFKPLQGDPAYEKLMAELQAQNARFKLTL, encoded by the coding sequence ATGAACTTGCAGACGCTTGGCCGCTACCGCATCCTCGAACAGATCGGCGCGGGCGGGATGGGCGTAGTCTACCGCGCACACGACGACCGGCTCGACCGCGACGTCGCCCTCAAGGTCCTGCCGCCCGGCATGCTCGCCGACGAGAGCAGCCGCCGCCGTTTCCGCAACGAGGCCCTCACGCTCTCCCGCCTCAGCCATCCCAACATCGCCACCGTCTTCGACTTCGATAGCGACGCCGGCGTGGACTTCCTCGTCACCGAGCTGATCCCCGGCATCACGCTCGACGCGCAGCTCGAAGCGGGCCCGCTGCGCGAAAAGCAGCTCCTCGAGCTCGGCGGGCAGCTCATGGAGGGCCTCGCGGCGGCGCATGCCGAGGGCGTCATCCATCGGGACCTGAAGCCGGGGAACCTGCGCGTCACGCCCGATGGCCGCCTCAAGATCCTGGATTTTGGCCTCGCGCGCCTGCTGCAGCCCTCGCCCGCCTCGGCGACCGAGAGCATGACGAGCGCCGGCGGCATCGCCGGCACGCTGCCCTACATGGCACCTGAGCAGCTGCGCGGCGAGCCCGCCGACGAGCGCAGCGACCTCTGGGCCGCCGGCGCCGTGCTCTACGAGCTCGCCACTGGAAAGCGGGCCTTCCCGCAGGTGAGCACGCCCATGCTGACGGACGCGATCCTCCGCCAGCCTCCGGTCCCGCCGCGGGCGCTCAACGGGAACCTGCCGCCCGAGATGGAACACATCATCGGCAAGGCGCTGGAGAAAGACCCCGACCATCGCTACCAATCCGCCAGGGAGATGGCCGTCGACCTGCGCCGGTTGAGCGCCGGCCGGTCGTCCTTCGCCGCCTTGCAGGCTCCCGCGAGGCCGCGGCGCGGCCGCGCGCTCCTCTGGGCGGCGTCCGCGCTGCTGCTCGCACTCGCTGCTCTCGGCACTTATGCCTGGACGCGCAAAGGCTCGCCGCCGCCCGGAACGGCGGCGCGCATCGAATCCCTCGCCGTGCTCCCGCTGGCGAATCTCTCCGGCGATCCACAACAGGAGTATTTCGCCGACGGCATGACGGAGGAGATGACTTCGCGCCTGGCCCAGATCAGCGCGCTGCGCGTCATCTCGCGGACCTCCGTGATGCAGTACAAGGGCACGCGCAAGCCGCTGCCCGAGATCGCGCGCGAGCTCAACGTGGACGCCGTGGTGGAGGGCTCGGTGCTTCGCTCCGGGGATCGCGTCCGCATCACCGCCCAGCTCATCGACGCTCGCAATGACCGACACCTGTGGTCGCAGAGCTACGAGCGCGACCTCAAGGACGTGCTCGCCCTGCAGAACGACGTGGCGCGCGCGGTCGCGGGCAAGGTCCGCGTCGTGCTCACCCCCGAGGAGGATTCCCGCCTCAATGCCGCCGCCGGAGTGAAGCCCGAAGCCTACGAGCTGTACTTGCGCGCGCGCAGCACCTACCGTATGCCGCCCAACCCGGAGTGGCGCGTCGGCACGCAACTGGCCGAGCGCGCGGTCGCCCTCGACCCGCAGTTCGCGCAAGGGCAGGCATTCCTGGCGTCGTGTTACGCCGGCAATGGCTTCATCGGAGTGAACGAGCGCGAGATGGACGCGAAGGCCGAGGCGGCGGTCGAGCGCGCCATCGCTCTGGACCCCGACCTGCCCGATGCCTACATCGCCGAGAGCATCCGCCTCTGGACGCGCCTGCACGGCTTTCCGCACGAAGCCGCCGCGCGCGCGGTGCACCACGGCCTCAAGCTCAACCCGAATTCGTCGCAAGGCCACAGCATCCTGGGACAGCTCTACAACCACGTTGGCTTGTTCGACGAGGCGGAGCGCGAACTGGAGAAGGCGCTCTCTCTCGATCCGAACAATGCTGGGGCCTACTACCGGATCCCACGCAACCTGCTTTACCAGCAGCGTTTCGAGGCAGCCGTGAAGGCGTTCCGCAACCCCCCGCCCGCCACCGCTACCCGCACCGACATGCGGCTGCAGGAGAACTACCAGCTGGGGATCGCGCTGCTGGCCCTGGGAAGAAAGGATGAGGCGCTCGCCCTGGTGCGGAAGCACATCGACCAGGATCCGCAGGGCGATTACGCCAGCGTTTACGCGGTGGTGGCCGCCGCTGACCACGACCGCAAGACCGCGCTCGAGCAGATCCGGATCGCGATCCAGCGCGGCGGGGAAAGCTCGCACTTCCACCACGCTGCCTACCACATCGCCATGGCTTACGCCCTCCTGGGAGAGAAGAAGCTGGCGGTGGATTGGATCCGCAAGACCGCGGACCTCGGCATGCCGGCGTACCCGCTGTTCCGCAACGATCCGAACTTCAAGCCGCTGCAGGGCGACCCGGCCTACGAGAAGCTCATGGCCGAACTCCAGGCGCAGAACGCGCGCTTCAAGCTGACGCTGTGA
- the ispD gene encoding 2-C-methyl-D-erythritol 4-phosphate cytidylyltransferase: MKVIVIIPAAGLGTRMSAAAARKDKKAPGKKAPLPTKQFVELGGVPILVHTLRKFLLSPQVAEIFLALRKPEAEQFKAQLEKELKPAGGKRVQIVEGGEHRQQSVANALAKVKAAADDIVLVHDAVRPFVDNEIIASVIAGAQKHGAVIAGVPAVDTIKQVDRTAEGAIVASTIPRERVVQAQTPQGFRYDVLKKAFDDAQAEGFLGTDEASLVERMGHDVAVVMGSPKNIKITTPDDLELAEFFVAQEDRRRASLTG; the protein is encoded by the coding sequence ATGAAGGTCATCGTCATCATTCCGGCGGCGGGACTGGGCACGCGCATGTCGGCGGCCGCTGCCAGGAAAGACAAGAAGGCGCCGGGCAAGAAGGCGCCCCTGCCCACCAAGCAGTTCGTCGAGCTGGGCGGAGTGCCCATCCTGGTGCATACGCTGCGCAAGTTCCTGCTATCGCCGCAGGTCGCGGAGATCTTCCTCGCGCTGCGCAAGCCCGAGGCCGAGCAGTTCAAGGCGCAGCTGGAGAAAGAGCTGAAGCCGGCGGGCGGCAAGCGCGTGCAGATCGTCGAGGGCGGCGAGCATCGCCAGCAGTCGGTCGCGAACGCGCTCGCCAAGGTGAAGGCTGCGGCCGACGACATCGTGCTGGTGCACGACGCCGTGCGGCCCTTCGTCGACAACGAGATCATCGCCAGCGTGATCGCGGGCGCGCAGAAGCACGGCGCGGTCATCGCGGGCGTCCCCGCGGTGGACACCATCAAGCAGGTGGACCGGACCGCGGAGGGCGCCATCGTCGCGTCCACCATCCCACGCGAGCGCGTGGTGCAGGCGCAGACGCCGCAGGGCTTCCGCTACGACGTGCTGAAGAAGGCCTTCGACGACGCGCAGGCGGAAGGGTTCCTCGGGACCGACGAGGCCTCGCTGGTCGAGCGCATGGGTCACGACGTCGCCGTCGTGATGGGCTCGCCCAAGAACATCAAGATCACCACGCCTGACGACCTGGAGCTGGCGGAGTTCTTCGTGGCGCAGGAGGACAGGCGGCGGGCAAGCTTGACCGGATGA
- the ispF gene encoding 2-C-methyl-D-erythritol 2,4-cyclodiphosphate synthase translates to MRIGYGWDSHEFKKGIPLKIGGVELPHGKGLAGHSDGDVLLHALTDALLGAIAAGDIGTYFPSDDARWKGADSVVFLRAAMEQVRRAGYSIANVDSTLILAEPKLSPHAKKIQARVAALLRIEPNCVGIKAKTPEGMGTDNAAIAHVTVLLVRRARKPRARLAAAAHADRGAEQ, encoded by the coding sequence ATGCGCATCGGCTACGGCTGGGACTCACACGAGTTCAAGAAGGGCATTCCGCTGAAGATCGGCGGCGTGGAACTGCCGCACGGCAAGGGGCTGGCGGGGCACTCCGACGGCGACGTGCTGCTGCACGCGCTGACCGACGCGCTGCTGGGCGCCATCGCCGCCGGCGACATCGGGACCTATTTCCCGTCCGACGATGCGCGCTGGAAGGGCGCCGACTCGGTGGTCTTCCTGCGGGCGGCGATGGAGCAGGTGCGCCGCGCCGGCTACAGCATCGCGAACGTGGATTCCACGCTCATCCTGGCCGAACCCAAGCTCTCGCCGCACGCCAAGAAGATCCAGGCGCGCGTGGCCGCGCTGTTGCGCATCGAGCCGAACTGCGTGGGGATCAAGGCCAAGACGCCGGAAGGCATGGGCACCGACAACGCCGCCATCGCGCACGTCACGGTGCTCTTGGTGCGCCGCGCCCGGAAACCGCGCGCGCGCCTGGCGGCCGCCGCCCACGCCGACCGCGGCGCGGAACAGTAA